A single Aspergillus puulaauensis MK2 DNA, chromosome 7, nearly complete sequence DNA region contains:
- a CDS encoding uncharacterized protein (COG:S;~EggNog:ENOG410PP62;~TransMembrane:5 (o14-33i53-72o153-178i190-208o234-255i)), with protein MVDLNVSWGTIKSLAFIFAPIVLPRILSFVRYIKVALTQRPNPRPLTPAASRALNLLFFAILVSLFLTYPSSPFAPSPSIFSLTRSRINTPVDAVFSRLARLRDGGVLTEADKLLRSKLVSKEARKIYLRFGEKAVTQCQFCKLDNPNTYALFYYPLNSMILHLVHMAVVGIATSASFAGRDASRWRTKFTIAGLLLAVADLYVVFMYDPVKSGPQAVRDGIAVPPAVFQKMAVLRPLALACFDVVLAAFIYVTATNRWFFTPPSQADEVDNIVSASLASLTGTSTKLHVASVTKNAVVRDRVLKDRDDSYWQTVVANGEGVSGAPSGVWEEEEVVRAMSRAMAGQGGVDLAKLGVSAAEYVNGATAGLERESS; from the exons ATGGTCGATCTAAACGTTTCTTGGGGCAC CATCAAGAGCCTCGCGTTCATCTTCGCCCCGATTGTCCTCCCGCGAATCCTCAGCTTTGTCCGCTATATTAAAGTCGCTCTAACGCAGCGGCCGAATCCTCGACCTCTCACGCCGGCTGCTTCTAGggctctcaacctcctctttTTCGCGATCCTCGTCTCCCTCTTCCTTACCTACCCTTCGAGCCCGTTCGCCCCGAGCCCGAGTATTTTCTCTCTGACACGCTCCCGCATTAATACGCCGGTAGACGCAGTGTTTTCGAGGCTGGCACGTCTGCGAGATGGTGGTGTCCTTACGGAAGCGGACAAGCTGCTCAGGTCGAAGCTTGTATCGAAGGAGGCGCGGAAGATCTATTTACGATTCGGCGAGAAAGCAGTGACGCAGTGCCAATTCTGCAAGCTCGATAACCCAAATACCTACGCGCTGTTCTATTACCCGCTCAACTCGATGATCCTGCACCTAGTCCACATGGCCGTGGTAGGGATCGCAACCTCCGCCTCGTTCGCCGGGAGAGACGCATCTAGGTGGCGCACCAAGTTTACAATTGCAGGATTGCTCCTGGCCGTTGCTGATCTCTATGTTGTGTTCATGTATGACCCCGTCAAGTCCGGCCCTCAAGCTGTGCGGGATGGGATCGCGGTTCCGCCCGCTGTCTTTCAGAAGATGGCTGTGTTGCGGCCGCTGGCGCTTGCATGCTTTGATGTTGTCCTGGCGGCCTTCATCTACGTGACTGCTACAAATCGGTGGTTCTTTACGCCGCCAAGCCAGGCGGATGAGGTGGATAACATTGTGTCGGCGTCTTTGGCGTCGCTCACGGGGACAAGCACGAAGCTGCATGTTGCGAGTGTGACGAAGAATGCGGTGGTTCGAGATAGAGTGCTGAAGGACCGCGATGATTCATATTGGCAGACAGTTGTTGCGAACGGAGAAGGTGTCTCGGGAGCCCCATCGGGAGtatgggaggaggaagaggtggtgcGGGCAATGTCTCGGGCGATGGCGGGACAAGGAGGAGTTGATCTGGCCAAGCTGGGAGTCAGTGCAGCGGAGTACGTGAACGGAGCGACGGCGGGGTTGGAACGGGAGAGCTCATAG
- a CDS encoding putative C6 transcription factor (COG:K;~EggNog:ENOG410PV1X;~InterPro:IPR036864,IPR007219,IPR001138;~PFAM:PF00172,PF04082;~TransMembrane:2 (i308-325o345-365i);~go_function: GO:0000981 - DNA-binding transcription factor activity, RNA polymerase II-specific [Evidence IEA];~go_function: GO:0003677 - DNA binding [Evidence IEA];~go_function: GO:0008270 - zinc ion binding [Evidence IEA];~go_process: GO:0006351 - transcription, DNA-templated [Evidence IEA];~go_process: GO:0006355 - regulation of transcription, DNA-templated [Evidence IEA]) gives MESASRSRHILRKTFACDECKRRKIRCSGDENCMNCMRDAKSCRYSSPSHQLSKLQRRVQESERLVHDMEKAWAAYLPSVDLQEALRTVRLHDDSTPVVPKKIKHHHDLTHSTEQPPTSVAEHSNAEDYEFDESQDFDNSTDGMGFLTIDPHKAGYTGPQSGVAALKFLQSLPLYIPLSSFIPASSLDDDDISDFALPRNQSEVTRYLDDYFTFYHPAYPILHEGTFRARVSGALAKPHDGSWPLLYNIVLAIGAFAGDSNGTKMDIVFFKEARKYLSMDVLEKGSLSYVQGIVLMANYLQKRNKPNAAFILVGIGFSMALAIGLHREFGMPSTSPFTMEVRRRVWWTLFIFVSGVQLILGRPAVSLVGVNVRLPANVDDHDLAVDMEEFPESQTGPTVTSCLIAQVKLAKIANAIQVELLTHHLPTSGKAQDLENRISSWHNELPPHFNTDIYLEPRFDIPRRVVLWRSYHLRIVINRPFLFQNITSKSELDTSIGPIASCLDAADMCVTSICGFLESTDNRQRGLTWYATCWLLTASFVQATCYVYGPTHPLAASWRCHIQRAVDCLGSLGSSHDMALRARVVLQKVLEHGHERTTPGSFDPFSLTQMTGPLRPPWSPSAWGENPTMYNPFGQNLGGNFRYAQGSLGAEFLDAAGGLMIQNLFGSSEGPQNTSWTPG, from the exons ATGGAATCAGCATCTCGGTCACGGCATATTCTTCGCAAGACGTTTGCCTGCGATGAATGTAAGCGGCGCAAGATCCGCTGCTCCGGCGATGAAAACTGCATGAATTGCATGCGGGACGCAAAGTCATGCCGATACTCATCACCGTCACATCAGCTGTCAAAACTGCAGAG GCGGGTTCAGGAGAGTGAACGTTTGGTGCATGACATGGAGAAGGCTTGGGCAGCCTATCTACCATCCGTTGACCTCCAAGAGGCACTTCGAACAGTTCGTCTGCATGACGACTCGACCCCGGTGGtgccgaagaagatcaagcaccACCATGATTTGACGCATTCCACTGAGCAGCCACCGACCAGCGTGGCCGAGCACAGCAATGCAGAAGACTACGAGTTCGACGAATCACAAGATTTCGATAACTCAACAGATGGCATGGGCTTCTTGACAATAGATCCCCATAAAGCTGGTTATACGGGACCACAGTCGGGAGTGGCGGCGTTGAAATTCTTGCAGTCGCTTCCTCTCTATATCCCTCTAAGCAGCTTTATCCCAGCTTCGTCTCTGGACGACGATGATATCTCCGATTTTGCTCTGCCCAGAAATCAATCAGAAGTCACCCGCTATCTTGATGATTATTTTACGTTCTATCACCCTGCATATCCAATCTTACATGAAGGAACGTTTCGTGCACGGGTATCGG GTGCGTTGGCTAAGCCTCACGATGGCTCATGGCCGTTATTGTACAACATTGTCCTTGCGATAGGCGCGTTTGCTGGTGACTCGAATGGGACAAAGATGGACATTGTGTTTTTCAAAGAAGCGCGAAAATACCTGTCCATGGATGTTTTGGAGAAAGGCTCCCTTAGCTACGTCCAGGGGATTGTTCTAATGGCCAATTATTTGCAGAAGCGGAACAAGCCTAATGCTGCCTTTATCTTAGTCGGTATTGGCTTCAGTATGGCTCTTGCGATTGGCCTGCATCGGGAGTTCGGGATGCCCAGCACTTCACCATTCACCATGGAAGTTCGACGACGGGTATGGTGGACGCTCTTCATTTTCGTCTCGGGTGTTCAGTTGATTCTAGGCCGTCCAGCCGTCTCGCTCGTCGGTGTCAATGTTCGTCTTCCAGCCAATGTAGACGATCACGATCTCGCCGTGGATATGGAAGAGTTCCCGGAGAGTCAGACAGGGCCAACAGTTACCTCTTGTCTCATCGCGCAAGTTAAGCTAGCCAAGATTGCCAACGCAATTCAAGTCGAGCTCTTAACCCACCATCTCCCCACTTCGGGCAAAGCTCAGGATCTGGAGAACCGCATTTCCTCATGGCACAATGAGCTTCCTCCTCACTTCAACACGGACATCTACCTCGAGCCGCGATTCGATATCCCAAGACGGGTGGTACTCTGGAGGTCATACCACCTACGGATTGTCATAAACCGGCCGTTCCTATTTCAGAACATCACGTCTAAATCTGAACTCGACACATCCATTGGCCCGATTGCTTCCTGTCTGGACGCTGCGGACATGTGCGTTACGTCAATATGCGGGTTCCTCGAGTCGACGGACAACCGACAACGAGGGCTCACCTGGTACGCGACGTGCTGGCTTCTAACAGCAAGCTTCGTCCAGGCAACCTGCTACGTATATGGGCCGACGCATCCTCTGGCGGCTTCCTGGAGGTGTCATATACAACGAGCGGTGGACTGTTTAGGGAGTCTAGGTTCATCCCATGACATGGCTCTCCGCGCGAGGGTTGTCCTCCAAAAGGTTCTGG AGCATGGTCATGAAAGAACAACCCCCGGCAGTTTCGATCCATTCTCGTTGACGCAAATGACCGGGCCCCTTCGCCCGCCCTGGTCACCATCTGCTTGGGGTGAGAATCCAACTATGTATAACCCGTTTGGCCAGAATCTGGGGGGGAATTTCCGATACGCGCAGGGGTCACTGGGAGCGGAGTTCttggatgctgctggtggatTGATGATTCAGAATCTATTTGGCAGCTCAGAGGGGCCGCAGAACACTTCTTGGACGCCGGGCTAA
- a CDS encoding fungal specific transcription factor domain-containing protein (COG:K;~EggNog:ENOG410Q2S7;~InterPro:IPR007219;~PFAM:PF04082;~TransMembrane:1 (o631-651i);~go_function: GO:0003677 - DNA binding [Evidence IEA];~go_function: GO:0008270 - zinc ion binding [Evidence IEA];~go_process: GO:0006351 - transcription, DNA-templated [Evidence IEA]): MRDAIEYSRAQDALAKAPCIDFLETNTGPNVDASSPGEQSTASSPISSVQTPKAQQGLYSAHGLTVISPGVEELSSFESIPWLLQGSDEKEKEIEGLMLGQDSHSNNFPITTGLGDSSFAFTPSTVGDFTENESSTLPELTSGATSTSQDVILSLRYPVLQPLMPFIKTELSPDLACGLLDLYFASAFPTRIHPLCKHIHCFLLRKASFLSERNPRLTSPALLASMLWVAASDDHALSLPITAHYRKKLCQILSSLTVKLLKPYTTINNASLSTGELNFGTMPYPPTPGDGTQSFGRPAVSLDDVITHMHIASITSASEQGVPSLRWWYAAFTLAREQKLNREIETTSNSDGHDLCFSYMSTSFDSSVSTRKPLGCLCFRNCGSVIQITEEQREERRRVWWLLYIMDRHLALCHSRPLMLLDSESKDLLLPLDEEVWQAGEIHSNSANFAGPHCTISGSKNMRRIFPDFTCRDTSVFGFFLPLMTIMGQIIDLTHLKNHPMLGPEALRQDGWEAQLHEVLRQLDLYEASLTAFITSALDLKASSVSATTPNTTKRSEPQAYFWVVQTVTSYASYYVDVLHILQDGKWDPVSLMQDKSFWDSSPNFASAIPHALKAADSVTQILKFDPDVSFMPNFFGIQLLQGGFYFLLILERLQDKAGEPFLSACEVMIRATESYIVTLDTGFQRHFCQIMRSSLAQARGRPASHYEIQQRRRAILALYQWTGAGTGLAV; this comes from the exons ATGCGCGATGCGATCGAGTATTCCCGTGCTCAAGATGCCTTAGCAAAGGCACCCTGT ATCGATTTCCTGGAGACAAACACCGGGCCCAATGTCGATGCTTCGTCTCCAGGCGAGCAATCGACAGCTTCGTCTCCGATTTCCAGCGTGCAGACACCGAAGGCTCAGCAAGGTCTATACTCAGCACATGGTTTAACCGTGATCAGTCCAGGTGTTGAGGAACTGTCGTCGTTCGAGAGTATTCCGTGGCTTCTCCAGGGATCtgatgaaaaggaaaaggaaattgAGGGCTTAATGTTGGGACAGGATTCACATTCCAATAATTTTCCGATAACAACTGGCTTGGGTGACAGCTCGTTCGCGTTCACGCCCTCAACCGTTGGAGATTTTACTGAGAATGAATCTTCTACGCTCCCTGAATTAACTTCTGGAGCTACTTCTACATCCCAAGATGTTATACTGTCTCTGAGGTACCCCGTTTTACAACCCTTGATGCCGTTCATCAAGACGGAGCTCTCACCAGACCTGGCGTGCGGTCTTCTCGACCTCTACTTCGCCAGTGCTTTCCCAACGCGCATACATCCCCTTTGCAAGCATATACATTGCTTCTTACTTAGAAAAGCCTCTTTTCTGAGTGAAAGGAATCCCCGTCTTACTAGTCCAGCTCTATTGGCCAGTATGCTATGGGTGGCTGCTTCGGACGATCACGCACTCTCCCTGCCTATAACAGCTCATTATCGAAAGAAGCTCTGCCAGATCCTTAGTTCACTCACTGTTAAACTATTGAAACCTTATACGACTATTAATAATGCATCTTTATCTACGGGTGAGCTAAACTTCGGGACCATGCCCTACCCTCCCACGCCCGGCGATGGTACACAGAGCTTTGGACGCCCTGCTGTTTCCCTGGACGATGTGATTACGCATATGCATATTGCCTCCATTACTTCGGCAAGTGAACAGGGCGTACCCAGCCTGAGATG GTGGTATGCAGCGTTCACACTCGCACGGGAACAGAAATTGAACAGGGAGATAGAGACGACATCGAATTCAGATGGTCATGACTTGTGCTTCTCGTACATGAGTACATCTTTTGACTCTTCGGTCTCAACCCGGAAGCCCCTGGGCTGCCTGTGCTTTCGAAATTGCGGCTCCGTAATCCAAATCACGGAAGAACAGCGCGAAGAGCGTCGCAGGGTTTGGTGGTTACTATACATAATGGATCGTCATTTGGCATTATGTCACAGTCGACCTCTGATGCTTCTAGATTCCGAAAGCaaagatcttcttctccccctcgaCGAAGAGGTTTGGCAGGCCGGAGAAATACACAGCAACAGCGCCAACTTTGCTGGCCCACATTGCACGATATCGGGATCCAAGAATATGCGACGCATATTTCCTGACTTTACATGTCGTGATACATCTGTATTCGGGTTTTTCCTGCCTCTGATGACTATTATGGGTCAAATAATTGATCTCACTCATTTAAAGAACCATCCTATGCTTGGACCAGAAGCCCTCAGACAGGATGGATGGGAGGCTCAGCTCCATGAAGTACTCCGCCAGCTCGATCTATACGAAGCCAGTCTCACTGCCTTTATCACAAGCGCCCTTGACCTCAAAGCATCGTCAGTATCGGCAACGACCCCCAACACGACAAAGCGGTCGGAACCCCAGGCATATTTCTGGGTCGTACAAACAGTTACCTCCTACGCATCATACTACGTTGACGTATTGCATATCCTCCAGGATGGTAAGTGGGATCCAGTCTCACTCATGCAGGACAAAAGCTTCTGGGATTCCTCGCCAAACTTTGCGTCCGCGATACCACATGCGCTTAAAGCAGCCGACTCGGTCACGCAAATCCTGAAATTCGACCCCGACGTCAGCTTCATGCCAAACTTCTTCGggatccagctccttcaagGCGGTTTCTACTTCCTCCTTATTCTTGAACGACTGCAGGATAAAGCGGGGGAGCCGTTCTTGAGTGCCTGCGAGGTTATGATTCGGGCCACCGAGTCCTACATTGTTACGCTGGATACTGGGTTTCAGAGACACTTCTGCCAAATCATGCGGAGCAGTTTGGCACAGGCTCGAGGGCGCCCCGCCAGCCATTACGAAATTCAACAGCGACGAAGGGCCATCTTGGCTCTATACCAGTGGACTGGGGCAGGCACCGGGTTGGCCGTCTAA
- a CDS encoding SDR family NAD(P)-dependent oxidoreductase (COG:Q;~EggNog:ENOG410PVJF;~InterPro:IPR002347,IPR036291,IPR020904;~PFAM:PF00106,PF13561,PF08659,PF01370;~go_function: GO:0016491 - oxidoreductase activity [Evidence IEA];~go_process: GO:0055114 - oxidation-reduction process [Evidence IEA]) — protein MSLEGKIAIVTGGARGIGAGIVRSLSKQGAKVAFNYVSPSSKTAADSLVEELRGNNKESVAIQANVTDVSAPDTIIKATLAAFQADHIDILVNNAGAGDNRPLEEVTLEIYSHLMDVNVKAVVFMTQAVLPFISRGGRIVNLSSISARGGYPTQSVYAASKAAVEGLTRVWATELGHKYGVTVNAVNPGPVDTDMYQAAGPVHLARMEAENKKVPAGQRCGTVDDIGDIVTFLSEERSRWVTGDVICANGGILYT, from the exons ATGTCGTTAGAGGGAAAGATTGCTATTGTTACTGGGGGAGCTAGAGGCATCGGAGCAGGGATTGTTCGTAGCTTAAGCAAGCAAGGCGCAAAG GTCGCTTTCAACTATGTTTCACCCTCGTCTAAAACCGCCGCCGACAGCCTCGTTGAGGAACTCCGCGGCAATAACAAAGAGTCCGTTGCAATCCAAGCAAATGTGACAGACGTATCCGCGCCAGACACGATTATTAAGGCCACATTGGCTGCATTCCAGGCGGACCATATCGACATCCTGGTCAATAACGCCGGAGCAGGCGACAACAGACCGCTTGAAGAAGTGACGCTAGAAATCTACTCACACCTTATGGATGTGAATGTCAAGGCAGTTGTCTTCATGACACAGGCCGTGCTTCCATTTATCAGCCGCGGTGGACGTATTGTCAACTTGTCGTCCATCTCAGCAAGGGGCGGATATCCCACACAATCAGTCTACGCAGCGAGCAAAGCTGCTGTCGAGGGATTAACAAGGGTCTGGGCGACCGAACTCGGGCATAAGTATGGCGTGACAGTCAACGCTGTGAACCCGGGCCCTGTTGACACTGATATGTATCAGGCCGCTGGCCCGGTGCACTTGGCTCGAATGGAGGCGGAGAACAAGAAGGTACCTGCAGGACAGCGATGTGGTACTGTAGATGACATTGGTGATATTGTCACATTCCTCTCCGAAGAGCGGTCTCGATGGGTTACTGGGGATGTTATCTGTGCCAACGGTGGCATATTATATACCTAG